TGCAGTCCATAATTTTGCTGATTTCATCGTGCGACAGACCTTGGATATCGTGCAAGGTCACAACTAGCCTGTGTAAATGCGACAGCTTCTGCATGGCTTCGTTCAATTTCTCCTGGAGCTCGCACAGGTTCAGATCCCGCCGGGGAGTCTTCTCCGAAATCAACGCCACCAAATCCGGATCATGTTCGGCGTTGAAATCCAGGTCATTCAAGCTCATCTGCGGACGCTTCTTCCGTTGTTTGAGAAAGTTGATGGTTTTGTTGATTGCGATTCGGTAAACCCAGGTAAAAAAGCTGGAATCCCCCTTGAAGGTCTTCAGCGCATGATAAGCCTTGATGAACGCCTCCTGAGCAAGGTCATTCGCGTCCTCATGGTTTGCGGTCATGTGATAGACCGTGGCGTAGATTCTTTCCTGATAGCGCCGAACTAACTCGTCATACGCGGCCAGATCTCCGCCCTGAGCGCGCCGGACCAGCATCGTCTCCTCGGTTTGTCCGATGGACGGCTTGCTGACGGGGGCATTGATCGTAACTGCGTCAATCATGCGCACGCCGATAGTTTAGTTTCGCCCACCCAGCAGCTCAGTCTGGTGCTTTACGAAATCGACCAGCGACATCAGCGCCGCACGGCTGGGTGACTCCGAAATCGACCGCAGTGAGCGCTTGGCCGATTCGAGATAGCTTTCCACGATGGCTTGGGAAGCGGGTTGGGCATCGTATTTCTCCAGCAGGGTCTGAAGTTGCGGCAAAAGGCCGGGTTCCCAGTTTTGAACGTAGTCGCGCAACCGGGCTTGGTCCTCGGCGCTGCCCTTTTCCAGCACGACTAACACCGGCAGGGTAAGTTTTCCGCTAGCCAAGTCCGTCCCCAGTGACTTGCCGACCACTGCCTCAGTTCCAAATAGGTCCAGGCAGTCATCGAAGACCTGATAAGCGGTCCCCAACGCCAAACCGTATTTTCGCAGCGCGGCCTGGCCTGATCGCGTGGCGCCGCCCAAGGCGGCTCCCAACTCGCAAGAAAGGGCGAACAGCTCCGCAGTCTTCATTTCAA
This genomic window from Verrucomicrobiota bacterium contains:
- a CDS encoding sigma-70 family RNA polymerase sigma factor, producing the protein MIDAVTINAPVSKPSIGQTEETMLVRRAQGGDLAAYDELVRRYQERIYATVYHMTANHEDANDLAQEAFIKAYHALKTFKGDSSFFTWVYRIAINKTINFLKQRKKRPQMSLNDLDFNAEHDPDLVALISEKTPRRDLNLCELQEKLNEAMQKLSHLHRLVVTLHDIQGLSHDEISKIMDCNTGTVRSRLFYARQQLQAYLSDYLK